The DNA segment TACCCGGCCAAAGAGAGCGCGGGCAATGGCAATACCGAGGGGGAAGCCGAAAAACAGCAGGGGCAGCAGAAAGTCCAGGCTCTGCGACCAGGAGCTGCTCTGGCTTTGCTGCTGCGCCGGGGCTGGCAGCTTTTCACCGCGAATCAGCAGGCTCATCTGATCGATGGCAGCAGAGAGCCCGCCCGCATAGTCATCGACGCGAAAGCGTGGCTTCATGGCGCCGTCAATGATGCGGCCCGCCTGAATATCGGAAATCGCCCCTTCCAGCTTGCGAGCTACTTCGATGCGCATGCGCCTGTCGTTTTTGGCCACGACGATGAGGCTGCCGTCACCAATGTCTTTGCGCCCCAGCTTCCAGTCGCTGGCCGCGCGCCAGGAATAGGCCGCAATGTCTTCGGGCGCAGTGCTGCCGACCATGAGGATGACGACTTGCGCACCGGTTTCGCCTTCCAATGTTTTGAGCTTTTCGCTCAGCGCCTGCACATCACTGCTGCTGAGGGTGTTGGTCTGGTCGATGACCCGGCCTGAGAGTTCAGGCACGGGTTGGAGCTGCGTTCCTGCTCCGCCGATCGTTGTCTGGGCCAGTGCGGGCAGTGCTGCAAAAAGCATAAGCCATGCCAAAACAAGAGCGGCAAGCGCTTGATGGATAAGGGCTGGAGCCTTGTTTTGCATGTAAACCTTGTAAAGCGCGTACGGCTTACTTGGCGGTAGCCGGAGCCGCAGGTTTGGAGAAATCCACAGCCGGCGGCTGAGAAATCTGGGCCTCGTTCTGCACCGTGAAGGTGGGCTTGACGGCGTAGCCGAATACCTTGGCCGTGATGTTGGTCGGGAAGCTGCGCGCCAGTATGTTGTAGGCCTGCACGGTGCCTATGTACTCGTTGCGGGCCACGGTGATGCGATTTTCTGTGCCTTCCAGCGTCAGGCGCAGGTCGCGGAAAGCCTGATTGGCCTTCAGGTCTGGATACTTTTCTGCCACCACCATCAGGCGAGACAGTGCGCCTGAGAGTTCGCCCTGTGCCTGCTGGAACTTGTTGAAGGCTTCGGGGTTGTTGATGAGTTCGGGCGTGGCCTGAATGGATGTGGCTTTGGCACGCGCCTCGATGACCTTGGTCAGCGTGTCTTGCTCAAAGCTGGCTTCGCCC comes from the Comamonas sp. 26 genome and includes:
- a CDS encoding LemA family protein, which translates into the protein MKRWLLIIATAASMLSLTGCGYNDFQRLDEKSKAAWSEVLNQYQRRSDLIPNIVATVKGEASFEQDTLTKVIEARAKATSIQATPELINNPEAFNKFQQAQGELSGALSRLMVVAEKYPDLKANQAFRDLRLTLEGTENRITVARNEYIGTVQAYNILARSFPTNITAKVFGYAVKPTFTVQNEAQISQPPAVDFSKPAAPATAK
- a CDS encoding YgcG family protein, which gives rise to MQNKAPALIHQALAALVLAWLMLFAALPALAQTTIGGAGTQLQPVPELSGRVIDQTNTLSSSDVQALSEKLKTLEGETGAQVVILMVGSTAPEDIAAYSWRAASDWKLGRKDIGDGSLIVVAKNDRRMRIEVARKLEGAISDIQAGRIIDGAMKPRFRVDDYAGGLSAAIDQMSLLIRGEKLPAPAQQQSQSSSWSQSLDFLLPLLFFGFPLGIAIARALFGRVLGSLIVGGIAGAAAYFITTSMLIAGVAAFIGLLFTLLSNLSRGGGGPYISSGGGGGGGWGGGGGSSSGGGFSSGGGGSFGGGGASGDW